The sequence CGTCGGGTCGGAGATCACCGCCGTCTCGACGTCGAGTTCGCGCTCACCGTGCCCGAGCGAGGGGAACGCGCAGTCCACCACGATCCGCCAGTGCCCGGCCGGCAGGAACTCCCGTGTGGTGTAGGTACCCGGCCGCCCCGGCACGGCGACCAGCCGCCACGGTCCGGCCGCCCGGCCGTCGGCGGAGGTGGCGGAGAGCGTCCCGGCGAACTGCTCGGTGACCGGGTCGTGGTCGTTCTCCCAGGTGGCGACGGTGGTCACGTGCCCGCCGTCCTGGCCGGACACCTCCAGGTGGACGGTGTCCCCGTGCGCGGCGGCGGGGACTGCGGCGGGGGCGAGCACGACCGCCCCGGCGAGGGCCAGAGCGGCGAGGGACTGACGGGTGCGGGACATCGCGGGTCTTCCTGGTGAAGTCGAACGGGCCGGGTGCGGCCGCCACTGCGTCAGCGGCGGCCGCACCCGGCTCGGGTCCGGGGATCGGGGGTCGAACCCCGGACGTCAGGTGGTCTTCTGCAGGTTCCAGCTCTGGTAGGTCTGGCCGTTCGGCTTCTGCAGCTCCAGCAGCCAACCGCCGTAGTACCAGCGCTTGCCGACACCGAGGACGAGCTCGGAACCGTCGGCGGTCAGGACGACCGCACCGCCGGCGGAGGTGACCCGCCACTTCTGCCCGGCCGCGTCCGAGCAGGGGCGCTGCGCGACGTACTGTCCGGCGACCGGGTTGCCGCCGAGCTGCAGGCACTTCTCCGAGCGGACGGACTTGATCCGCAGCGTGCCCGCGCCGCTGTCCTCGAAGGTCCACTTCTGGTTGGCGTAACCGGTGCGCTGGTAGGCGATGGCCACCGTGCCGTCGTTGAGCGAGCTGCCCCAGAGGTCGGCGGCCTGGCCGGTGAGGCCGTTCAGCAGGCTGTAGCGGGTCCCGGGCTGCGGCTTCCCGGCGTCGGCGGCCGTGCGGAAGGAGGCCGCGCGACCCGGCTTGGAGACCGCTCCGGCGGCGTCCCGGACGGCCACCGCGACGGAGTAGGCGGTGTCGGGCGCGAGCCGGACCACGCCGACCACGGTCGCCCGGACGGTGCCGATCGTCTGGCCGTTCAGCAGCACGTCGTACCCGTTCGCGCCCTTCACCGCGGGCCAGCTCAACACGGCCGAGGTCTGGGTGACCTGACTGACCGTCATGGCCGGGCCGGTGCCGCCGGTGGGTGAGGCGGTCGGGGTCGGGGTCGGGCTCGGGGTGGTCGATCCGGTGGGACTCGGCGTACCGGTGGAGGTCGGGGTGCCGGTCGGCGTCGGGGTACCGGTGCCGGTCGGAGAGCCGGTCGGGCTCGGGGTGCCGGTCGGGCTCGCGGTCGGCGAGGCGCTGTTGGTGGCGGTCGGCCCCGCGGTGGGCGAACCGGTCGCGGTCGGCGTGCCGGTGGGCGTCGGGGTGCCGCCGGTCGCGGTGGGCGACGGGCTGCGGGTCGGCGAGTTCGTCGGGGTGGGCGAGCCGGTCGGGCTCTTCGTCGGGTCGGGCGTCGGCCCGGTGCCGCCGCCGGCGATCAGGAAGCGGTTGTTGGCGACGTTCCAGTGGGTGGCGAGGTAGCTGCCCGGCGCCGGGTCGGTGTGGTAGTAGTCGTCGTGCCGGCAGTCCAGGCGCATGTCACTGGCGTTGTCCGGGCAGACCGTGCGCATCGCCGGGTAGTACGGGGTGTCCGAGTAGCACATGATGTCCCACTCGTCGACGCAGTGGCCGCCCTTGCTGGAGTTGGGCGCGCTGTTGCTCACCGCGCCCAGGTTGTGGCCGAGTTCGTGCGCGGCGGTGTGGCCGCCCCAGCAGCCCGAGTCCGTCCGGCCGTAGGAGGGGCCGAAGTTGCTCAGGTTGTCCTGGCCGGGCCGCTCGTCGCCGGCGAAGGTGCCGATGCCGCAGTACACCTTGGCGTCGGCGAAGATCATGTACTTGCGGTCCTTGCGGTTGAGGCCCTGGGCCGCGATCGCACGGTTGCTGGTGTTGAAGTCGGCCATCTCCGCGTCGGACACCTGGATGTTCAACACCGAGGCGGAGCAGTCGGATTCGGTGACGAACCGGACGTGCCGGACACCACCCGTCTCCTGGGCGCTCGCGTTGTAGATGACGTCGACGTCGGCGGCCCACTTCTTGAAGGAGGCCAGGTACTGGGCGAACCGGTCGTTGCCCGGGGTGTGCGCGTAGACCACCTGGACCCGGTTGCCGGCACTGCCGTCGCCCTCGCAGACGACGCCCTGGCCGCCGGCGGCGGGCGCGGCGGCGACCGCCTGGTCACCGGCCGCGTCGGCCAGCAGCGTCTTGGTCGCCGCGTCCAGGACCGGCATCGAACCCTTCACCAGGTCCGCGGCGGTGGGCGGTTGGGCATCGGCCGGGGGCGTCAGCGGGGCCGGCTGGGCGACGGCGGCGGCCACCGGCGGGACGTCCTTGCGGATGTCCACGTCCTTCGGCGGCGCGTCCGGGCCGTGGCTGCACAGCTCGCCGCCGGTCACCTCCAGCGAACCGGCGCAGCGGTCGCCGGCGGGCAGGTTCAGTCCGGCGTAGACCAGGCCGCGTTCGGGCTGGTCCTTGGGTATCTCCTTGATCGGCGCGGCCTTCTGGTCGCGCTTCGGCCCGGGGGCCCTGGTGGCGTTCTCGGCGGTGCCGGTCTCGCCCGTGCCGTCGTCGGCGATCGTGCCCGCCATGGCACCGCCCACCCCGTCGGCCGAACCCGCCACCGCGCTCGCCGCGGCGGTGTCGTGCACCGCGGACGACTCCATGGCGGTGCTGATGCCCAGCGCGCCCGCGACCAGTCCGGCCGCGACCGCCAGTGAGATCAGTGCCGTGCGCTTGCCCGTCCGTCGACGCCGCCGACGGCGGAGCTCCGTGCTCCGGTGCCCCATCGGGTGACTCCTCTCCTCGTGCGAGGGTCCGGCCACCGCTCGGGGTGATGGCCTGAACCTTCCGACACTCCGGAGACCGGCCCGGGCGGGCCGGATAACAAAAACCTCTTTTCGAAATTCGCGCGGGCGGACGAGGGCGTCCGGCCGGGACTCGAGGCGCGGTCGGTGACACGTCGTCGGCGCCCCGCCCGGGGGCCGGTGCGCGCCTCGGGACCGGCAGGACTCCCTCGTGAGCGGCAGGACGCCCTCGGAAGCAGCAGGGGCGCCCTCGTAGCGGTAGGACGCCCTTGTGAGCGGCAGGACGCCCTCGGGACCAGCGAGCCCGTCTCAGGCCGCGACGTCGAGCCGCTGCGGGGCGAGACCGAGGCTGCCCTGCCGGTGCAGCGCGGCGAGGCCCGCCGCGAGCTGCCCCGGATCACCCGCCAGCCAGTACCGGAGCGCGGCCGACAGGGCGGCGCTCGCCGGGCCGATCCGCAGACCGGTCACCGCCGTGATCCGCTCGCCGACCAGCGGGAGCAGATCGGCGACCGGCGCCGGCAGCCAGAGGGTGACCGCGCACGGCGCCGGCCGGGCCAGCACCCGCAGCAGCCGCAGCACGTCCGCGTCCCCCGGGCCCGGCCCCGGCGCCGCCTCGGGCCCTGACGCGGCCCCGGCCCCGGCCCCGATCCCCTGGGCGACGGGCAGCACCGTCGGCTCCGGCCGGGCCGGGAACAGCGGGAGGACGTGCAGACTGGGGACGACGTCGATCAGCCCGTCCGCCGCGACGTCGGACATGTCGGCGCCGTGTCCACGCGCGAGTTCACGCAGCAGGGCCCGTTCGGCGGCCGCGATCCTGACGGTCAGCATGACTTCTTCGCAGTCCATGGTCCCAGTTCCCCGTCCAGAGCGTGAGGGTGTGCTCGTCCGTTGTCGGTCGTGTACCGGTCAGCCCTTGCCGATCATTACCTGCCCGTCAGTAGGGGTCCGCTATCGGCGTGATCAAGCCATAGTGGCCGTCGTAGCGGCGGTACAGGATCCGGCCGCGCCCGTCACCGGGATCGGTGTGGAAGACGAAGGGCCAGCAGGTCAGCCAGAGTTGGCGGGCCGCTTCGAGGACGTCCAGCCGGGAAGCCGGGTGCGCGCTCTCCGTCAGTGGCAGCCCCGAGCTGCCGAGCCGGGCCGTGGAGTGGGCCCGTACCAGCCGGAATCCCCCGCTCGCGGGTGTCCGGTGGACCACGCTGTCCTGGCCGGTGAGCACGTCCGAGAAGAGGTGGAACCGGTAGTCGAGGGCCAGCATCTCGCGCACCGCCTGCTCGGGCGTGTGCCGGACCAGGAGCACCGACTTCCGCCGGACGATCCGCCGTTCGGCGAGCGGCCGCGGCGCGTACTGGGGACGGTAGGAGCTCTCGTACGCCGTCGCCAGCCCGATGTCGCCGAGCTCGCGCAGCCGGACGGCGCGCCCGGCGAGAGTGCCGAGCGCCAGGTCGACCGCCTCCCGGACGGTCACCGCCGCCAGTTCCACCCGGACCCGCCCCACGCCCGCCAGGTCCAGCGCGGCCTGGGCGACGGCGGGCCTGGTCACCGACCGGTCCCGCGGCCGGGTGAGCCGCAGCCGGGCGGTGTGCGCGTCCGGCCCGAGGTCCGCGATCAGCGCCAGGCACCGGCTCCGGGCGTACTCCGCGTCCTCGCGGGGCAGTTCGCCCCGGATCTCCACCCGGACGTCGAGGGCGGGCCGGTGGCGCAGACGGGTCATCAGGGGATCCTCCTCGGTTCGGCACCATGCTGGACCCGTGCACGCCCTCCCGCCGAGGGCCGAAAGGCCCTGCCCACCAGGCAGGACGACCCGGGCGGACCCGAACGGTCCGCCCCCCGGGCGGGGTCGCCGACGGCCGTCCGGACGGCCCCATCGGGACGCCACGCGTACACCTTGAGGACACTCCACCGATGGGGTGATCAACCCGGGTACGGCGCAACGCTCACGGGACCGGCGCGTTTCCCATGGCGTGCGCCCTCTGGCAGCGGCGCGCGCGGGGTCCGCGTCGACCGGCCCCCGGAACCCGGCGGTCGCGGCGGCGGCTCCGGTGGTACCGCAACGCCGGGCCGTT comes from Streptomyces sp. TLI_053 and encodes:
- a CDS encoding RICIN domain-containing protein is translated as MGHRSTELRRRRRRRTGKRTALISLAVAAGLVAGALGISTAMESSAVHDTAAASAVAGSADGVGGAMAGTIADDGTGETGTAENATRAPGPKRDQKAAPIKEIPKDQPERGLVYAGLNLPAGDRCAGSLEVTGGELCSHGPDAPPKDVDIRKDVPPVAAAVAQPAPLTPPADAQPPTAADLVKGSMPVLDAATKTLLADAAGDQAVAAAPAAGGQGVVCEGDGSAGNRVQVVYAHTPGNDRFAQYLASFKKWAADVDVIYNASAQETGGVRHVRFVTESDCSASVLNIQVSDAEMADFNTSNRAIAAQGLNRKDRKYMIFADAKVYCGIGTFAGDERPGQDNLSNFGPSYGRTDSGCWGGHTAAHELGHNLGAVSNSAPNSSKGGHCVDEWDIMCYSDTPYYPAMRTVCPDNASDMRLDCRHDDYYHTDPAPGSYLATHWNVANNRFLIAGGGTGPTPDPTKSPTGSPTPTNSPTRSPSPTATGGTPTPTGTPTATGSPTAGPTATNSASPTASPTGTPSPTGSPTGTGTPTPTGTPTSTGTPSPTGSTTPSPTPTPTASPTGGTGPAMTVSQVTQTSAVLSWPAVKGANGYDVLLNGQTIGTVRATVVGVVRLAPDTAYSVAVAVRDAAGAVSKPGRAASFRTAADAGKPQPGTRYSLLNGLTGQAADLWGSSLNDGTVAIAYQRTGYANQKWTFEDSGAGTLRIKSVRSEKCLQLGGNPVAGQYVAQRPCSDAAGQKWRVTSAGGAVVLTADGSELVLGVGKRWYYGGWLLELQKPNGQTYQSWNLQKTT
- a CDS encoding sigma 54 modulation/S30EA ribosomal C-terminal domain-containing protein; this translates as MTRLRHRPALDVRVEIRGELPREDAEYARSRCLALIADLGPDAHTARLRLTRPRDRSVTRPAVAQAALDLAGVGRVRVELAAVTVREAVDLALGTLAGRAVRLRELGDIGLATAYESSYRPQYAPRPLAERRIVRRKSVLLVRHTPEQAVREMLALDYRFHLFSDVLTGQDSVVHRTPASGGFRLVRAHSTARLGSSGLPLTESAHPASRLDVLEAARQLWLTCWPFVFHTDPGDGRGRILYRRYDGHYGLITPIADPY